The Thermasporomyces composti region GAGGTCGCCGCCGTCGCGACGTTCTACACGATGTTCAAGCGGCGGCCGGTCGGTGACTACCACGTCGGGGTCTGCACGAACACCCTGTGCGCGGTGATGGGCGGCGACGCGATCTTCGCCGCGCTCAAGGAGCACCTCGGTGTCGGCAACGACGAGACCACCCCCGACGGCAAGATCACCCTCGAGCACGTCGAGTGCAACGCCGCCTGCGACTACGCGCCGGTCGTCATGGTCAACTGGGAGTTCTTCGACAACATGACGCCGGAGAAGGCTCGCCAGCTGGTCGACGACCTGCGCGCCGGCGTGGAGGTCCAGTCCACGCGGGGCGCGCGACTGTGCACGTGGCGGGAGGCGGAGCGGGTGCTGGCCGGCTTCCCCGACGGCCGTGCCGACGAGGGGCCGTCGGCGGGCGAGGCCTCCTTGGCCGGCCTGCGCGTGGCCGCCGAGCGCGGCTGGTTCGCCCCCACCGAGGGGAACGGCACCGCTCCGGAGATGACCACGCGCCCGACCACCCCCGCCGAGGCGACGCGGACGGCGGAGCAGGCCGACACCACGCGGGCGGCGGACGAGTCGCGCGTGGCCGAGGCCGGCATCGGCGCCGCTGACCAGGACGACACCGACCGCGACGACTCGCGGGGTGGGAAGGAGCAGGGATGACCAATCCGCCGCTCACTCCGGTCCTCACGGCCAACTGGGGCCAGAAGGCGTCGTGGACGCTGCCCGCCTACCTCGACCAGGGCGGCTACCGCGCCCTCTACACCGCGGTCACCATGGACCCCGACGAGATCGTCAACCTCGTCAAGGAGTCCGGTCTGCGCGGCCGCGGCGGCGCCGGCTTCCCGACCGGGATGAAGTGGGGGTTCCTGCCTCCGCCGGGTGACAAGCCGCGCTACCTGGTCGTCAACGCGGACGAGTCCGAGCCCGGCACGTGCAAGGACATCCCGCTGATGATGGCGAGCCCGCACACGCTGGTGGAGGGCGTCATCATCTCCGCGTACGCGATCCGCGCCCGCCAGGCGTTCATCTACGTGCGCGGTGAGGTCCTCCACGTCATCCGCCGTCTGCAGCAGGCGGTACGTGAGGCCTATGAGGCGGGCTACCTCGGGCGCAACATCCTGGGCACCGGCTTCGACCTCGACGTCGTGGTCCACGCCGGCGCCGGCGCCTACATCTGCGGCGAGGAGACGGCGCTGCTGGACTCCCTGGAAGGGCGCCGCGGCCAGCCCCGGCTGCGTCCGCCGTTCCCCGCCGTGGCGGGCCTGTACGCCTCGCCGACCGTCATCAACAACGTCGAGTCGATCGCGAGCGTCCCCGGCATCGTCAAGCGCGGTGCCGAGTGGTTCTCGAGCATGGGGACCGAGAAGAGCAAGGGACACGTGATCTACTCGCTGTCCGGTCACGTCCGCCGGCCCGGCCAGTACGAGGGGCCGCTCGGGATCACCCTGCGGGAGCTCCTCGACCTGGCGGGCGGCATCCGACCCGGCCACGAGCTGAAGTTCTGGACGCCCGGCGGCTCGTCGACCCCGATGCTCACCAAGGAGCACCTCGACGTCCCGCTCGACTACGAGGGCATGATGAGCGTCGGCAGCATGCTGGGCACGCGGGCGCTCCAGATCTTCGATGACACCACCTGTGTCGTCCGCGCGGTGCTCCGCTGGACCGAGTTCTACAAGCACGAGTCCTGCGGGAAGTGCACGCCGTGCCGAGAGGGCACGTGGTGGCTGGTCCAGATCTTGCAGCGCCTGGAGCGCGGCGAGGGTAGCGAGGACGATCTCGAGCTGCTGCTGGACCTGTGCGACAACATCGGCGGCCGGTCGTTCTGCGCGCTGGCCGACGGTGCGATCGCGCCGATCAAGTCGTCCATCCAGCACTTCCGCGACGAGTACATCCAGCACTTCGAGAACGGTGGCTGCCCGTTCGACCCGATGGCGGCCACGTTGTTCGCGTCGAGCGAGGCGAGTGCGGGGGCGGCGGTATGACGAAGCGACTGGTCCAGCGGACGGCCACGCCGGGGCGTCGCGGCGCCCTGGCGACGGCCACCCGCGAGCCGAACGAGGAGCGAACCCGACCATGACTGTGCAGAGCCCTGGTCAGCCGTCGACCGAGGTCGAGAACCTCGTCACCCTCACCATCGACGGCGTTCGGGTGAGCGTGCCCAAGGGCACCCTCGTGATCCGGGCGGCGGAGATGATCGGGATCCACATCCCGAGGTTCTGCGACCACCCGCTCCTGGACCCGGTGGGCGCCTGCCGGCAGTGTCTGGTCGAGATTCCCGACGCCGGCAACGGGCGTGGCTTCCCCAAGCCACAGGCGTCCTGCACGATCCAGGTCGCCGAGGGCATGGTCGTCAACACGCAGTTGACGTCGCCGGTGGCGGACAAGGCTCAGCAGGGCATCATGGAGTTCCTGCTGATCAACCACCCGCTCGACTGCCCGATCTGCGACAAGGGCGGCGAGTGCCCGCTGCAGAACCAGGCGATGACCAACGGGCGGGCGGAGTCCCGCT contains the following coding sequences:
- the nuoE gene encoding NADH-quinone oxidoreductase subunit NuoE encodes the protein MREIIARYPQKRSALLPMLHLVQSVEGYVSPEGIEVCAELLDITPAEVAAVATFYTMFKRRPVGDYHVGVCTNTLCAVMGGDAIFAALKEHLGVGNDETTPDGKITLEHVECNAACDYAPVVMVNWEFFDNMTPEKARQLVDDLRAGVEVQSTRGARLCTWREAERVLAGFPDGRADEGPSAGEASLAGLRVAAERGWFAPTEGNGTAPEMTTRPTTPAEATRTAEQADTTRAADESRVAEAGIGAADQDDTDRDDSRGGKEQG
- the nuoF gene encoding NADH-quinone oxidoreductase subunit NuoF, coding for MTNPPLTPVLTANWGQKASWTLPAYLDQGGYRALYTAVTMDPDEIVNLVKESGLRGRGGAGFPTGMKWGFLPPPGDKPRYLVVNADESEPGTCKDIPLMMASPHTLVEGVIISAYAIRARQAFIYVRGEVLHVIRRLQQAVREAYEAGYLGRNILGTGFDLDVVVHAGAGAYICGEETALLDSLEGRRGQPRLRPPFPAVAGLYASPTVINNVESIASVPGIVKRGAEWFSSMGTEKSKGHVIYSLSGHVRRPGQYEGPLGITLRELLDLAGGIRPGHELKFWTPGGSSTPMLTKEHLDVPLDYEGMMSVGSMLGTRALQIFDDTTCVVRAVLRWTEFYKHESCGKCTPCREGTWWLVQILQRLERGEGSEDDLELLLDLCDNIGGRSFCALADGAIAPIKSSIQHFRDEYIQHFENGGCPFDPMAATLFASSEASAGAAV